The Gloeobacter violaceus PCC 7421 DNA window TGGCCTCGTCCTCCTCGCTAAAATCGCCCTCGTGCTTGTCCGACAGCTGAATGAGGCCGATATTGCGCCCGTCGCGCCCCACCAGCGGGGCGGCGAGCCAGCCGCGCAGCGCCGGTCGGTCGGTGGCCCCGAAGGCGAGCAGCCGGCCCTGCGGATGGCCCTCCAGTTGGGATTGGGTCAGACGTGCAGGCCGGTTGGTCCGGCACACATCGGCGGCGATCCCGACGCCGCCCAGGCGCGCTTCGCCGTGGTGCCAGTAGCGATACTTGTCCGACAGGTACACCGTATGCACCGCCCGCGCCCAGTCGCGCTCGGGCGTCAGGCTGGTGAGGGCCATATGGGCACCAATCAGGGCTGCGGCCTGCTCGGTGATCCCCTGCAGCACCTGCTGAATCGACAGAGCCGAATTGATGGCAAGCGACGCCTCGGCCAGCTTCTGCAGGCGGGTGGTATGCCGCTTCGCCTGCAGAAGTCGCAACTCGCGCTGCTGCTCGGCCACCTTGCGATCGTGAATGTCGGTGACGGTGCCCACCCACGAGCACAACCGGCCCCCGGCATTCAGCAGCGGCACGCCCCTGGCGACCATGTGGCGATACTCGCCGTCACGCCGCCGCAGCCGGTATTCGACTTCCACCGGGCGCTTGTTTGCGTTGGCCTGCCGCCAGATTTCGGCGGTGGAAGCGCGGTCTTCGGGATGGAGCATCTCGACCCAACCCCAGCCCTGGTACTGCTCGGGGGACTGGCCGGTGAATTCTTCCCAGGAAGGCACCTCCTCGACAATCGCCCCATCGCTCCCCGCGGTCCAGACGATGGCGGAGGTGACGGTGATCAGCGAGCGGTAGCGCTCCTCACTTTCAAGCAGGGCCGGCGCTTTGAGCCGACCTTCGCCCAGCAAAGCCTCCAGCCGGGCATTGTGTTCGCGTAGTGCCGCAATTTCGGCGAGCAGATTTTCCGGGGAGCAGGCCATTACCAACCCCTCCGAGGCCGCGGGGTCGGCAGGGTCGGCAGCAGAAACCTCTGTCGGCCAGGTTGAGTGTATTGGTCGTTCCAATGGAAGGGCACGGTCGGCACTGCAAACAAGGCACATCCAACATACATGGCGCCGCCTTTCTTGCACGAGATCCTGTCAGCCCCCCCTGACCTCCGGCTTACTTGATTGTGACCACAAACGAATAGGCCAATTCCTGATCGCTGTCGAGGGGCCGCGCCATCAAGATCACAGGCACCGACTGCCCCGTACTGCCGCTCAGATTCAGCTCAATGGCCCCCTTACCCTTGTCGATCAGTTCGCGCCACTTGGGGCTGTTGGTGGCGGCGGGGTAGGTCTCGGTGCTGCCGATGCGGGCGCGCAGGGTACCGGGGTCGATGCCGCTCATCGAGAGTGTCACCCGCAAGGTCTGGCCGCTTGCCACAGTAGAAGCCGCCGGAATGGCCACCAGGGTCGCGGGCTTCGGATAAGGGATGAGATAGCCTGAAAGCCAATTCACCTCGCGCAGATCGAGCGCCTGCAGACCGATCGGATTGCCGTAGACGCCGGGCGCAGTGTAGGTTCCTTTGGTGGTCATCCCCTGGACGGTGAGTTTCTGGGCCGAGGCAGGATCGCCATTTTGCAGGTACAGCAGCGAACTTTGATAGAGGCTGTTCTCGGGCAAAAAGAAGCCAATCTGGCGGGCACCGAGGGCTGAACCCAGCAGGTTGCCCTTGAGATAGCCGTTGGTATCGATCGCCGGCTCGTAGCGCTGATTATCGATATAGACAAAGTACTTGCCAAAAAACGTCGCGACCGACGGGTAGATCACCAACCCATTAAATGCGGAAGGCACCAGTTGCACCGATTGGGCGGCCCCGGCGGTTGGTGGTTCGAGGCTGTAGTAACTCAGGCGCACCGTGCGCAGGGTCACTTTGCTCGCGTTCTCGTTGTTGCCGAAAAAGTAGGCAAAGACCGACAGCGACATCGACGTTTGGCTGTCGTCGATATTCGCCGTTACCGAAGCAAGGGTATAGGTCCGTTCGTCTTTCTGGTTGCCGCCGCCATTGACCTGACAGTCGGTGTTGTCGGTACTGCCCGCCATGTTATTGGGCACCCCGGTCAGACCGCTGTAGGTGTAGTTGAGCAGCATCTCCAGCTTGACGCAACTGTTGGCGATGCCCATCTGCGCTTCGGCAGTTGCGGTCACAAAGTCCGGAGGCATCGGCAAACCGGTCAGATCCACCGGCCCAAGTTTCAGAACACCGTTGTCGCCAATAGGCCCGAGGTTGTTCAACTCCTGGATGCCGATCAGGTAGCCGGTGCGCTGGGTAGGAGCCGCCCCCAGGCGATTGACCAGCACGAACATGGCGCTGAGCAGTACGCCGATCGTCAACAGCAATTGCACAAATTTTTTCATGGCACGATGCTCAAGGTGCATTCGGTGAGACGGTCCGTCGGCTCGCAACCGGTGCCGGTGAGCCGCACCCGCCCGGGGACCTGGCCAAAGGGAATACTCGAAGGCACATACGTCTGCAGGCGTTGGTAAGCGATGCCGTCCGGCAGTGTGCGGCGGGCGCCGTCCGGGAGGGTGGTCGATCCCGGCGGCGTGTAGAGGACCAACCAGCGATCGCTATCTTCCGCCACGGCCAGATCGGGCAGACTGCCGTGGGCGCGCGCGTACTGGCGCATCGCCTGGGCAATGAGGGGCACCGAGGCGCCCAGGAGCCGCCGCTGCGCTTCACCCCGCCAGTACAGTCCCACCGTCACCGCCGCCAGACCCAAGGCCGCCCCGACAGCGAGGGCAAGCACCATCTCGACCAACGAAAAACCACGCAGCGGGCGGGTGAAGAGCATACAGTCCATCTCCGGCTGGCAGCAACGCGCCCCAGTTTAAATCTATTTGTGGGAAATTTACAAGTCGGAGGACTCCGATTCTTCCATCAGGATGCCCGCCTGCTGGGTTTTGCAGACGAACAGTTCCAGTCCGGGTTCACCCGCAAGGACGGCACAAACAGCCTCGGCGTGGGCGCGGTCCCTTGCAAGGCCAAACACCGCCGGGCCGGAGCCAGACATCATTGCCCCCAGTGCCCCGGCGCTCACCAAGTGTTCGCGCAGCGCGCTCACCTGCGGGTAGGCGGGCAGCACGGCGCGCTCCAGGTCGTTGTGCAACAGTGGTGCGATGCGGGCAACCTCCTGGCTGGCCACCGCCGAGAGCAGAGCACTGGTGCGGGCGCGCGGCGCGGTACCCTCGCTCAGATACTCGCGCCGGTAGGTCTGGTAGGCCCAGGCGGTGGATACCTGCAAATCGGCGAGTTTGGCCAGCACTAAGTAGACCCCCTTCAGGGCCGGCAGAGGCGAGAGCACTTCACCCCGGCCCATAGCAAGGGCGGTGCCGCCTGTCACACAAAAGGGAATATCCGAGCCGATTTGAGCACCCAGAGACTGCAGCTGTCTCTGGGTCAAGCCGAGATCCCAAAGCACGTTGAGCCCCGCCAGCACTGCGGCGGCGTCGGTGGAGCCGCCCGCCAGACCGCTCGCTACCGGGATGCGCTTCTCGATGACAATCTCGACTCCTTCGTCGATGCCGGTGTGCTTCTGAAGCACTTCGACCGCTCTTACCGCCAGATTGGTACGGTCGTTGGGCACCAATGGATGGGAGCAACTCACCCTGGTCGTGGGCGCGGCGCGCAGGGTGACGGTGTCGGCCAGATCAACGCTCTGCAGCACCATCACCAATTCGTGGAAGTTGTCGGGGCGTACCCCGAGTATCTCGAGGTAGAGATTGATCTTGGCGGCGGCCCGCAGGCGAACAGTCTTCATCCAGCTATCATCGCCTGCTTCATTTCGCGCACCGCCCGCTCGAGACCCACCAGCACCGCCCGGGCAATAATCGAGTGTCCGATATTGAGTTCTTCCATACCCGACAAGCGCGCCACCGGTGCGACATTCCAGTACGTCAGGCCATGACCGGCATTGACCCGCAGACCCAGAGCCTGGGCTTCATCGCAGGCGGCGGCAAGCTGCGCCAGTTCGCTGCGCTGGGCCTGCTCGCCCCTGGCCTCGGCGTAGCGTCCGGTGTGCAGTTCGACAAACTTGGCTCCGGTGCGGGCCGAAGCTTGCAGTTGAGCGGCATCCGGATCGACGAACAAACTCACCGGAATGCCTGCGCATTGCAACTGCTCGACCGCCAGACCCACCGATGCAATCTGACCGCCCACATCGAGGCCGCCCTCGGTGGTCACCTCCTCGCGCCGTTCGGGTACCAGCGTCACGTAGTCCGGCCGCACGTCCAGAGCAAAGTCCACCATCGCCCGGGTGGCGGCCATCTCCAGGTTGAGGTGTGTGCGTACCGTGCGCCGCAGAATCTCGACATCGCGATCTTGAATATGGCGGCGATCTTCGCGCAGATGGACGGTAATTCCGTCAGCACCCG harbors:
- a CDS encoding prepilin-type N-terminal cleavage/methylation domain-containing protein, which translates into the protein MDCMLFTRPLRGFSLVEMVLALAVGAALGLAAVTVGLYWRGEAQRRLLGASVPLIAQAMRQYARAHGSLPDLAVAEDSDRWLVLYTPPGSTTLPDGARRTLPDGIAYQRLQTYVPSSIPFGQVPGRVRLTGTGCEPTDRLTECTLSIVP
- a CDS encoding pyridoxine 5'-phosphate synthase, coding for MPTLGVNIDHVATIRQARRTVEPDPAAAAVLVELAGADGITVHLREDRRHIQDRDVEILRRTVRTHLNLEMAATRAMVDFALDVRPDYVTLVPERREEVTTEGGLDVGGQIASVGLAVEQLQCAGIPVSLFVDPDAAQLQASARTGAKFVELHTGRYAEARGEQAQRSELAQLAAACDEAQALGLRVNAGHGLTYWNVAPVARLSGMEELNIGHSIIARAVLVGLERAVREMKQAMIAG
- the ispE gene encoding 4-(cytidine 5'-diphospho)-2-C-methyl-D-erythritol kinase — protein: MKTVRLRAAAKINLYLEILGVRPDNFHELVMVLQSVDLADTVTLRAAPTTRVSCSHPLVPNDRTNLAVRAVEVLQKHTGIDEGVEIVIEKRIPVASGLAGGSTDAAAVLAGLNVLWDLGLTQRQLQSLGAQIGSDIPFCVTGGTALAMGRGEVLSPLPALKGVYLVLAKLADLQVSTAWAYQTYRREYLSEGTAPRARTSALLSAVASQEVARIAPLLHNDLERAVLPAYPQVSALREHLVSAGALGAMMSGSGPAVFGLARDRAHAEAVCAVLAGEPGLELFVCKTQQAGILMEESESSDL